One Pyrus communis chromosome 13, drPyrComm1.1, whole genome shotgun sequence genomic window carries:
- the LOC137713161 gene encoding thioredoxin-like 1-2, chloroplastic — MAKAFASQSGFCISSGLDEIAVGSKSPKGEFRVSPSFSTSQFKDANSRAFPSLSVDFLGKPMTLSDHKGIKNWRVRKPSNFSVHAQASVCVSRAMRWWEKTLHPNMVEIHSAQELVDSLKNAGDRLVVVDFYSPGCGGCRALHPKICQLAESNPNAIFLKVNYEQHKTMCHALNIHVLPFFRFFRGADGRVCSFSCTNATIKKFKDALAKHGSDRCNLGPAKGLDESEILKLASIGEISTTTSSPSTKEERLEDLLTKSVDFSGVWSNAGHSIELEEENSMVQV; from the exons ATGGCCAAGGCATTTGCATCCCAGAGTGGTTTCTGCATTTCTTCTGGGTTGGATGAAATTGCAGTTGGCTCCAAATCCCCCAAAGGGGAATTCAGGGTTTCTCCCTCCTTCAGTACCTCACAATTTAAGGATGCAAATTCAAGAGCTTTTCCTTCATTGAGTGTTGATTTCTTGGGAAAACCCATGACTCTCTCCGATCACAAGGGTATTAAGAATTGGAGGGTCAGAAAACCTAGCAATTTCTCTGTGCAT GCTCAAGCATCTGTCTGTGTAAGCAGAGCTATGAGGTGGTGGGAAAAGACCCTTCACCCCAACATGGTGGAGATCCATTCCGCTCAAGAACTTGTTGATTCCCTGAAAAATGCTGGGGACAGATTGGTTGTAGTTGACTTTTACTCACCTGGCTGTGGAGGCTGCAGAGCTCTCCATCCcaag ATCTGTCAGCTGGCTGAATCGAACCCGAATGCGATTTTCCTCAAAGTTAACTATGAACAGCACAAGACTATGTGTCATGCTCTCAACATTCATGTGCTGCCGTTCTTTAGATTCTTTAGAGGCGCAGATGGTCGCGTGTGCAGCTTTAGCTGCACCAATGCAACT ATTAAGAAATTCAAAGATGCATTGGCGAAACACGGGTCCGATCGTTGTAATCTTGGGCCGGCGAAAGGGTTGGATGAATCTGAGATACTAAAGTTAGCTTCAATAGGTGAAATATCAACAACAACATCATCACCTTCCACGAAGGAAGAAAGATTGGAGGATCTGCTCACGAAAAGCGTAGATTTTTCGGGTGTTTGGAGCAATGCAGGCCATAGCATAGAACTCGAGGAAGAAAATTCCATGGTGCAAGTTTAA